A single Caretta caretta isolate rCarCar2 chromosome 2, rCarCar1.hap1, whole genome shotgun sequence DNA region contains:
- the PRL gene encoding prolactin, translated as MFLPKKGVTSLPICPSGSVGCQVSLGNLFDRAVKLSHYIHSLSSEMFNEFDERYAQGRGFITKAINGCHTSSLTTPEDKEQAQQIHHEDLLNLVLGVLRSWNDPLLHLVSEVQSIKEAPDTILWKAVEIEEQNKRLLEGMEKIVGQVHPGEIENEVYSRWSGLPSLQMSDEDSRLFAFYSLLHCLRRDSHKIDNYLKLLKCRLIHDSNC; from the exons ATGTTCCTGCCAAAGAAAGGTGTGACCTCATTGCCAATCTGTCCCAGTGGGTCTGTTGGTTGTCAGGTCTCCCTTGGGAATCTTTTTGACCGTGCAGTTAAGCTCTCACACTATATCCACTCCCTCTCCTCAGAAATGTTCAACGAATTT GATGAGCGCTATGCTCAAGGCCGTGGGTTTATTACAAAGGCCATTAATGGCTGCCACACTTCCTCCCTAACCACTCCTGAAGACAAAGAACAAGCTCAGCAGATTCAC CATGAAGACCTACTGAATTTAGTGCTGGGAGTACTGCGCTCCTGGAATGATCCCCTGCTCCACCTGGTCTCTGAAGTGCAAAGTATCAAAGAAGCTCCAGATACCATTCTCTGGAAGGCTGTGGAGATTGAGGAACAGAACAAGCGTCTTCTAGAAGGAATGGAGAAAATAGTTGGACAG GTTCATCCTGGTGAAATAGAAAATGAAGTCTACTCCAGGTGGTCAGGTCTCCCATCCCTGCAAATGTCAGATGAGGACTCCCGTCTCTTTGCCTTTTACAGTCTGCTACACTGCCTGCGTAGGGATTCCCACAAAATTGACAACTACCTGAAGCTGTTAAAATGTCGCCTTATACATGATAGCAACTGTTAA